In the Pseudomonas sp. ADAK2 genome, one interval contains:
- a CDS encoding BRO-N domain-containing protein translates to MSDPFIPMVFIRQNLNLHALLLENQPWFCARDLGRLMGFHLNDRVVSKLDEDQRQTLLIDYHGQPEKRLMLSESGVYALLVYHYAPGNRLLREWLTHQVVPALRDALPSKNADRPMLSLLDWPEMSLSLLHWQDEGWIRLRDMPYLLLNRTRRRVPVVKPWWRKVLEVFQSSKQSVG, encoded by the coding sequence ATGTCTGATCCGTTTATCCCCATGGTTTTCATCCGCCAAAATCTCAACCTTCACGCCCTCCTCCTGGAAAACCAACCATGGTTCTGCGCTCGCGATCTCGGTCGTTTGATGGGGTTTCATCTGAATGATCGAGTGGTCAGCAAACTGGATGAGGATCAGCGGCAGACGCTGCTAATTGACTATCACGGCCAACCTGAGAAAAGGCTGATGCTGAGCGAGTCCGGCGTCTATGCGTTGTTGGTCTATCACTACGCGCCGGGAAATCGGTTGTTGCGTGAATGGTTGACTCATCAAGTGGTGCCGGCCTTGCGTGATGCCCTGCCATCGAAGAACGCTGATCGACCGATGTTGAGTTTGTTGGATTGGCCGGAGATGTCGTTGAGTCTGTTGCATTGGCAGGATGAGGGCTGGATTCGGCTGCGGGACATGCCTTATCTGTTGCTGAATCGCACGCGGCGACGGGTACCAGTGGTTAAGCCTTGGTGGCGGAAGGTTTTGGAGGTGTTTCAGTCTTCGAAGCAATCGGTGGGTTAG
- a CDS encoding DUF2790 domain-containing protein — translation MKALLVLALSSLCATAMADEVPTDVAQQQPAVEEYTYSTHLDIANVVSMSEIPNVCEVVPMKMEYDDSKGQRHILRYSVMGNGCSNG, via the coding sequence ATGAAAGCTTTATTAGTTCTGGCCCTCAGCAGCCTGTGCGCAACCGCCATGGCAGACGAGGTCCCGACTGATGTCGCGCAGCAACAACCGGCAGTCGAGGAATACACTTACTCCACCCACCTGGACATCGCCAACGTAGTGTCCATGAGCGAAATCCCCAACGTGTGCGAAGTTGTTCCGATGAAAATGGAATACGACGACTCCAAAGGCCAACGCCACATCCTGCGTTATAGCGTCATGGGTAACGGCTGCTCTAACGGCTGA
- a CDS encoding ABC transporter substrate-binding protein, translating into MKKLVLLGALALSVLSLPTFADEKPLKIGIEAAYPPFASKAPDGSIVGFDYDIGNALCEQMQVKCVWVEQEFDGLIPALKVRKIDAILSSMSITEDRKKSVDFTNKYYNTPARLVMKAGTQVSEGLAELKGKNIGVQRGSIHERFAREVLAPLGAEIKPYGSQNEIYLDVAAGRLDGTVADATLLDDGFLKTDAGKGFAFVGPAFTDVKYFGDGVGIAVRKGDALKDKINTAITAIRENGKYKQIQDKYFAFDIYGK; encoded by the coding sequence ATGAAGAAACTTGTGCTGCTTGGCGCCCTGGCACTGTCCGTGCTGTCCCTGCCGACCTTCGCCGATGAAAAGCCTCTGAAGATCGGTATCGAAGCGGCGTACCCTCCGTTCGCCTCCAAGGCACCGGACGGCAGCATCGTTGGTTTCGACTACGACATCGGCAACGCCCTGTGCGAACAGATGCAGGTCAAGTGCGTCTGGGTCGAGCAAGAGTTCGACGGTCTGATCCCGGCACTTAAAGTGCGCAAGATCGACGCGATCCTGTCGTCCATGTCGATCACCGAAGATCGCAAGAAGTCCGTGGACTTCACCAACAAGTACTACAACACCCCGGCGCGCCTGGTCATGAAGGCCGGCACTCAAGTCAGCGAAGGCCTGGCTGAGCTCAAGGGCAAGAACATCGGCGTACAACGTGGTTCGATCCACGAGCGTTTCGCCCGCGAAGTCCTGGCCCCGCTGGGTGCCGAGATCAAGCCGTACGGTTCGCAGAACGAAATCTACCTCGACGTGGCCGCCGGCCGCCTCGACGGCACCGTGGCAGACGCTACGCTGCTGGATGACGGTTTCCTGAAAACCGACGCTGGCAAAGGTTTCGCCTTCGTAGGCCCGGCCTTCACCGACGTCAAATACTTCGGCGACGGCGTGGGTATTGCCGTTCGCAAGGGTGACGCGCTGAAAGACAAGATCAACACCGCGATCACTGCCATTCGCGAGAACGGCAAATACAAGCAAATCCAGGACAAGTACTTCGCCTTCGATATCTACGGCAAGTAA
- a CDS encoding AraC family transcriptional regulator produces the protein MRNVSINLLDDTPRPVVAIGTDYSHGHVLPLHTHRRAQLLYGATGVMQVSTHDGNWVVPPQRAVWIPAGVAHEVLMLGVSTRSLYIEPTAVDLGSRCQVLNVSPLMRHLLMEAVEVPLAYDEAGRDGVLMDLLLHELARSAPLPLHIPLPVEGRLLGLCQTFLQQPNIHQAPQHWADQLHISLRTFNRLFRQQTGLSFSQWRQQACVVLALARLAEGTPVTRIAIDFGYDSPAAFSTMFRRVLGQAPSVWMDAAK, from the coding sequence ATGCGCAATGTTTCGATCAATTTGCTGGACGATACGCCACGGCCAGTGGTGGCGATCGGTACGGATTATTCCCACGGACATGTGCTGCCCCTTCATACACACCGACGGGCACAACTCCTATACGGTGCCACCGGGGTGATGCAGGTCAGCACCCACGACGGCAATTGGGTGGTGCCGCCGCAACGGGCGGTGTGGATCCCGGCGGGGGTGGCCCATGAAGTGTTGATGCTGGGGGTGAGTACGCGGAGTTTGTACATCGAGCCGACTGCAGTCGATCTGGGGAGTCGTTGCCAGGTACTCAATGTTTCACCGTTGATGCGGCATTTATTGATGGAGGCGGTGGAGGTGCCGCTGGCCTACGACGAAGCCGGACGCGACGGTGTGCTGATGGATTTGCTGCTGCACGAACTGGCCCGCAGTGCGCCTCTGCCGTTGCACATTCCGTTGCCTGTTGAAGGGCGACTGCTCGGGTTGTGTCAGACGTTTCTTCAGCAGCCCAATATCCATCAAGCGCCGCAGCACTGGGCCGATCAATTGCACATCAGCCTGCGCACCTTTAATCGCCTGTTCCGCCAACAGACCGGCCTGAGTTTCAGCCAATGGCGGCAACAAGCGTGCGTAGTGCTGGCCCTGGCGCGGCTGGCGGAGGGGACGCCGGTGACGCGGATCGCCATCGACTTCGGCTACGACAGCCCGGCGGCGTTCTCGACGATGTTTCGCCGGGTGCTGGGGCAGGCACCGTCCGTCTGGATGGATGCGGCGAAATAG
- a CDS encoding sulfite exporter TauE/SafE family protein, whose amino-acid sequence MFYLLLTLFGCMTGITAVLFGFGGGFVVVPLLYRMLMASHGADDPVGQSAMHIAVATSTCVMIVNALIATGKHHRAGSLIRHYLWPLGGYIGLGAIVGAVAAIWANGEVIRYAFIVYLGITILDCLFRRGFLTHSDNGVPRRLGRVEVSGVGIGAIATFLGVGGSVMTVPLLRRCGLSMSQATSMANPLSLPVALAGTLTYMAMAGFTEFDLGPWFIGYVDVLAFAILAAGSIIGMRLATPWIGRIPDRVHAWVYIGLLLLVMLGMWVN is encoded by the coding sequence ATGTTCTATCTCTTACTGACTCTCTTCGGCTGCATGACCGGCATCACCGCCGTGCTGTTCGGCTTCGGCGGCGGCTTCGTCGTGGTGCCGCTGCTGTACCGCATGCTCATGGCGAGCCATGGCGCCGACGACCCTGTCGGTCAATCGGCGATGCACATTGCCGTGGCCACTTCGACCTGCGTGATGATCGTCAACGCGCTGATCGCCACCGGAAAACATCACCGCGCCGGTAGTCTGATTCGCCATTACCTGTGGCCGTTGGGTGGATACATCGGATTAGGCGCAATTGTCGGCGCCGTTGCGGCGATATGGGCCAATGGTGAAGTGATTCGCTATGCCTTCATCGTGTACCTGGGGATTACGATTCTGGACTGCCTGTTCCGGCGTGGTTTTCTCACACACTCGGATAACGGAGTCCCACGCCGATTGGGAAGGGTAGAGGTATCGGGTGTAGGAATCGGCGCTATCGCAACCTTTCTCGGCGTGGGCGGCAGTGTCATGACCGTGCCGTTACTGCGGCGTTGTGGCCTGAGCATGTCGCAAGCCACGTCCATGGCCAATCCGCTGAGTTTGCCCGTGGCCCTGGCCGGGACGCTGACGTACATGGCGATGGCCGGGTTCACCGAGTTTGATTTGGGCCCGTGGTTTATCGGGTATGTGGATGTGTTGGCGTTTGCGATATTGGCGGCGGGATCGATCATCGGCATGAGGCTGGCTACGCCTTGGATCGGGCGGATACCGGATCGCGTGCATGCGTGGGTCTACATTGGTTTGCTGCTTTTAGTGATGCTTGGTATGTGGGTTAATTAA
- the acs gene encoding acetate--CoA ligase has translation MSAASLYPVRPEVAANTLTDEATYKAMYQQSVVNPDGFWREQAKRLDWIKPFTTVKQTSFDDHHVDIKWFADGTLNVSYNCLDRHLAERGDQIAIIWEGDDPAESRNITYRDLHEQVCKFANALRGQDVHRGDVVTIYMPMIPEAVVAMLACTRIGAIHSVVFGGFSPEALAGRIIDCKSKVVITADEGVRAGKKVPLKTNVDDALTNPETSSIQKVIVCKRTGGNIKWNQHRDIWYEDLMKVAGSVCAPKEMGAEEALFILYTSGSTGKPKGVQHTTAGYLLYAAMTHERVFDYRPGEVYWCTADVGWVTGHSYIVYGPLANGATTLLFEGVPNYPDITRVAKIIDKHKVNILYTAPTAIRAMMASGQAAVEGADGSSLRLLGSVGEPINPEAWDWYYKNVGKSRCPIVDTWWQTETGGNMMSPLPGAHALKPGSAARPFFGVVPALVDNLGNIIEGVAEGNLVILDSWPGQARTLYGDHDRFVDTYFKTFRGMYFTGDGARRDEDGYYWITGRVDDVLNVSGHRMGTAEIESAMVAHPKVAEAAVVGVPHDIKGQGIYVYVTLKNGEEPTEQLRLELKNWVRKEIGPIASPDVIQWAPGLPKTRSGKIMRRILRKIATAEYDGLGDISTLADPSVVQHLIDTHKTMNVA, from the coding sequence ATGAGTGCGGCTTCTTTGTATCCCGTTCGTCCCGAGGTAGCAGCCAATACGCTGACTGACGAGGCCACCTATAAGGCCATGTACCAGCAGTCGGTCGTCAATCCGGACGGCTTCTGGCGCGAACAGGCCAAGCGCCTCGACTGGATCAAGCCTTTCACCACGGTGAAACAGACTTCCTTCGACGATCACCATGTCGACATCAAGTGGTTCGCCGACGGCACCCTGAACGTTTCCTACAACTGCCTCGACCGTCACCTGGCCGAGCGCGGCGATCAAATCGCGATTATCTGGGAAGGGGATGACCCGGCCGAGAGCCGCAACATCACCTACCGCGACCTGCACGAACAAGTCTGCAAGTTCGCCAACGCCCTGCGCGGCCAGGATGTACACCGTGGCGACGTGGTGACTATCTATATGCCGATGATCCCCGAAGCCGTGGTCGCCATGCTGGCCTGCACCCGGATCGGCGCGATTCACTCGGTGGTGTTCGGCGGCTTCTCGCCGGAAGCCCTGGCCGGTCGCATCATCGACTGCAAATCCAAAGTGGTGATCACGGCCGATGAAGGCGTCCGTGCCGGCAAGAAGGTCCCGCTCAAGACCAACGTCGACGACGCGCTGACCAACCCGGAAACCAGCAGCATTCAGAAAGTCATCGTGTGCAAGCGCACCGGTGGCAACATCAAGTGGAACCAGCATCGCGACATCTGGTACGAAGACCTGATGAAAGTGGCGGGCAGTGTTTGCGCGCCAAAAGAAATGGGCGCCGAAGAAGCGCTGTTCATCCTTTATACCTCCGGTTCCACTGGCAAGCCGAAGGGCGTGCAACACACCACCGCCGGTTACTTGCTGTATGCGGCGATGACCCACGAGCGCGTGTTCGACTATCGCCCGGGTGAAGTCTACTGGTGCACCGCCGACGTCGGCTGGGTCACTGGCCACAGCTATATCGTCTACGGTCCATTGGCCAACGGCGCGACCACGTTGCTGTTCGAAGGCGTGCCGAACTATCCGGACATCACCCGGGTGGCGAAGATCATCGACAAGCACAAGGTCAACATCCTCTACACCGCGCCAACCGCGATCCGCGCGATGATGGCGTCGGGCCAAGCCGCTGTTGAAGGCGCTGATGGCAGCAGTTTGCGCCTGCTCGGTTCTGTGGGTGAGCCGATCAACCCGGAAGCGTGGGACTGGTATTACAAGAATGTGGGCAAGTCCCGTTGCCCGATCGTCGATACCTGGTGGCAGACCGAAACCGGCGGCAACATGATGAGCCCGCTGCCGGGCGCTCACGCCCTCAAGCCAGGTTCTGCAGCGCGTCCGTTCTTCGGTGTGGTGCCGGCGTTGGTCGACAACCTGGGCAACATCATCGAAGGCGTCGCTGAGGGCAACCTGGTGATTCTCGATTCGTGGCCAGGCCAGGCGCGCACGCTGTATGGCGACCATGACCGCTTCGTCGACACCTACTTCAAGACCTTCCGTGGCATGTACTTCACCGGCGACGGCGCTCGTCGTGACGAAGACGGTTACTACTGGATCACCGGTCGCGTGGATGACGTGCTCAACGTTTCCGGTCACCGCATGGGCACGGCCGAGATCGAGAGCGCGATGGTTGCGCACCCGAAAGTCGCCGAGGCTGCCGTGGTTGGCGTCCCGCACGACATCAAGGGGCAGGGCATCTATGTGTACGTCACCCTTAAAAATGGCGAAGAGCCGACCGAGCAATTGCGTCTGGAACTGAAAAACTGGGTGCGTAAAGAGATCGGCCCGATTGCTTCGCCGGATGTTATCCAGTGGGCGCCGGGGCTGCCGAAGACGCGTTCGGGCAAGATCATGCGCCGGATCCTGCGCAAGATTGCCACTGCCGAATACGACGGGTTGGGGGATATTTCGACCCTGGCGGATCCGAGTGTGGTGCAGCATTTGATTGATACGCATAAGACGATGAACGTCGCGTAA
- a CDS encoding ABC transporter permease: MLKGYGAVILDGAWLTLQLALSSMVLAIVLGLIGVSLRLSPIRWLAWLGDLYSTVIRGIPDLVLILLIFYGGQDLLNRVAPMLGFDDYIDLNPLAAGIGTLGFIFGAYLSETFRGAFMAIPKGQAEAGMAYGMSSFQVFFRVLVPQMIRLAIPGFTNNWLVLTKATALISVVGLQDMMFKAKQAADATREPFTFFLAVAAMYLVITSVSLLALRHLEKRYSVGVRAADL; encoded by the coding sequence ATGTTGAAAGGCTACGGGGCTGTCATCCTCGATGGCGCATGGCTGACGCTTCAGCTCGCCTTGTCGTCCATGGTCCTGGCCATTGTTCTGGGCCTGATCGGCGTTTCGCTGCGTCTGTCCCCGATCCGCTGGCTGGCCTGGCTGGGCGACCTGTATTCCACGGTGATTCGCGGGATTCCCGACCTGGTGCTGATCCTGCTGATTTTCTACGGTGGTCAGGACCTGCTCAACCGCGTCGCACCGATGCTCGGCTTTGACGATTACATCGACCTGAACCCATTGGCCGCCGGTATCGGCACCCTGGGCTTCATCTTCGGTGCGTACCTGTCGGAAACCTTCCGTGGCGCCTTCATGGCGATTCCCAAGGGTCAGGCCGAAGCCGGCATGGCTTATGGCATGAGCAGTTTCCAGGTGTTCTTCCGGGTGTTGGTGCCGCAGATGATTCGCCTGGCGATTCCGGGGTTCACCAACAACTGGCTGGTACTGACCAAGGCTACCGCGCTGATTTCGGTGGTCGGTCTGCAAGACATGATGTTCAAGGCCAAGCAGGCGGCCGATGCCACCCGCGAACCTTTCACCTTCTTCCTCGCAGTGGCGGCGATGTACCTGGTCATTACCAGTGTCTCGTTGCTGGCATTGCGTCACCTTGAGAAGCGCTACTCGGTAGGCGTAAGGGCGGCTGATCTATGA
- a CDS encoding DUF6933 domain-containing protein: protein MLIFNCTEAASQFFSRVQKGRTITPVDFNPPSPTPEEDELSDLTEQWLVHAITVQRKHVLLVMHIKTRYCMIFADAKKADVAGFIQRFSERWLYGLMRHATQNDLFQWIDGGLMEQRYEQACSEYVFYKRRHRGAQKHIDEISWIFQSYAAEWGSLPADEYEAGRFDARRNDTPRLSKGHKDYYWPDEEMIAHWLRTYSGQNEQGVQAARDRLNAVKREIGQLQSQLAQQ from the coding sequence ATGTTGATCTTTAACTGCACCGAAGCAGCCAGCCAGTTTTTCAGTCGTGTCCAAAAGGGTAGAACAATCACGCCCGTGGACTTCAATCCGCCATCGCCCACTCCTGAAGAAGATGAACTCAGTGATCTGACAGAACAATGGCTGGTTCACGCCATTACGGTTCAGCGCAAACATGTGCTGTTAGTCATGCACATCAAAACCCGTTACTGCATGATTTTCGCGGACGCGAAAAAGGCTGACGTTGCCGGATTTATTCAACGCTTCTCTGAGCGCTGGCTCTACGGTTTGATGCGCCATGCGACGCAGAATGACTTGTTTCAATGGATCGACGGCGGTCTCATGGAGCAGCGTTATGAGCAGGCCTGTAGCGAGTATGTTTTCTATAAACGCCGGCATCGCGGTGCGCAAAAGCACATCGACGAAATTTCCTGGATTTTCCAGAGTTACGCCGCCGAATGGGGCTCACTACCGGCTGACGAATACGAAGCTGGCCGCTTCGACGCACGGAGGAATGACACCCCGCGACTGAGTAAAGGCCATAAGGACTATTACTGGCCCGATGAAGAAATGATTGCGCACTGGTTACGCACTTACTCCGGCCAGAATGAACAAGGCGTTCAGGCTGCACGTGATCGGCTTAATGCAGTGAAGCGCGAGATTGGGCAGTTGCAGTCGCAACTGGCGCAGCAATGA
- a CDS encoding ribonucleotide-diphosphate reductase subunit beta — protein MLSWDEFDKEDTGEVAVKGANAGHATEANMDRLDTAGGVAAQEARAVTASDSAAIARAKAALDNLDVAEGLAELEGASARVAVDEKRMINCRADLNQLVPFKYDWAWQKYLDGCANHWMPQEVNMTADIALWRDPEGLTDDERRIVMRNLGFFSTADSLVANNLVLAVYRLITNPECRQYILRQAFEEAIHTHAYQYCIESLAMDEGEIFNMYHEIPSVAKKATWGLKYTRSISDPKFETGTVETDKELLRNLIAYYCVLEGIFFYCGFTQILSMGRRNKMTGVAEQFQYILRDESMHLNFGIDVINQIKIENPHLWDAEMKEEASQMILQGTQLEIEYARDTMPRGVLGMNAAMMEDYLKFIANRRLSQIGLKEEYPGTTNPFPWMSEIMDLKKEKNFFETRVIEYQTGGALSWD, from the coding sequence ATGCTGAGCTGGGACGAATTCGACAAAGAAGACACGGGCGAAGTAGCCGTAAAAGGCGCCAACGCCGGCCACGCGACTGAAGCCAACATGGACCGCCTCGACACCGCCGGTGGCGTTGCCGCCCAAGAAGCGCGCGCCGTGACCGCCTCCGACTCCGCCGCCATCGCCCGTGCCAAGGCTGCCCTGGACAACCTCGACGTTGCCGAAGGCCTGGCCGAACTCGAAGGCGCCTCCGCCCGTGTTGCCGTCGACGAAAAGCGCATGATCAACTGCCGCGCCGACCTCAACCAACTCGTACCTTTCAAGTACGACTGGGCCTGGCAGAAATACCTGGACGGTTGCGCAAACCACTGGATGCCGCAAGAAGTCAACATGACCGCCGACATCGCCCTCTGGAGAGACCCGGAAGGCCTGACCGACGACGAACGCCGCATCGTCATGCGCAACCTCGGCTTCTTCTCCACCGCCGACTCCCTGGTTGCCAACAACCTGGTCCTGGCCGTGTACCGCCTGATCACCAACCCGGAATGCCGCCAGTACATCCTGCGCCAGGCGTTCGAAGAAGCGATCCACACCCACGCCTACCAGTACTGCATCGAATCGCTGGCCATGGATGAAGGCGAGATCTTCAACATGTACCACGAGATCCCATCGGTCGCGAAAAAAGCCACCTGGGGCCTCAAATACACCCGCTCGATCTCCGATCCGAAGTTCGAAACCGGCACCGTCGAAACCGACAAAGAACTGCTGCGCAACCTGATCGCCTACTACTGCGTTCTGGAAGGCATCTTCTTCTACTGCGGCTTCACCCAAATCCTCTCCATGGGCCGCCGCAACAAAATGACCGGCGTCGCCGAGCAGTTCCAATACATCCTGCGCGACGAATCCATGCACCTGAACTTCGGCATCGACGTGATCAACCAGATCAAAATCGAAAACCCGCACTTGTGGGATGCTGAGATGAAGGAAGAGGCTTCGCAGATGATTCTGCAGGGCACTCAACTTGAGATCGAATACGCTCGCGACACCATGCCTCGCGGCGTACTCGGCATGAACGCGGCGATGATGGAGGACTACCTGAAGTTCATCGCTAACCGGCGTTTGTCGCAGATTGGGTTGAAGGAAGAGTATCCAGGGACGACTAACCCGTTCCCTTGGATGAGCGAGATTATGGACTTGAAGAAAGAGAAGAATTTCTTTGAGACGCGGGTTATTGAATACCAAACCGGTGGTGCGCTTAGCTGGGATTAA
- a CDS encoding XRE family transcriptional regulator, protein MSDIDAGVARGKAEYVMRIGMLLDNGDLSKTEAAQKLGLSEEELDEMLQGRLDDLTVTKILDHLDLLKGETQRL, encoded by the coding sequence ATGAGTGATATCGATGCAGGTGTCGCGCGGGGCAAAGCCGAATACGTCATGAGGATCGGCATGCTCCTCGATAACGGTGATCTGAGTAAGACCGAGGCGGCGCAAAAACTCGGATTGTCCGAGGAAGAGCTGGATGAAATGCTTCAAGGACGACTGGACGATTTGACCGTGACGAAGATCCTGGACCATCTGGACCTTCTGAAGGGTGAAACGCAGCGCTTGTAG
- a CDS encoding MBL fold metallo-hydrolase produces the protein MAITTSPMNKATQPEASRQVEGHFHNHQPVQREGFRKMLRIMWNMIFHKPRSTRPSAAIPVQTLTQAALIAAPNHSVYRLGHSTVLLKLRDKFWITDPVFAERASPVQWAGPKRFHQPPISLEELPPIEAVILSHDHYDHLDYNAVLKLADKTKYFLTPLGVGDTLIKWGIDASKVRQLDWWQGTEVDGIQFVATPSQHFSGRGLFDGNSTLWASWVMIDGNTRIFFSGDTGYFDGFKRIGEQYGPFDLTLMETGAYNVEWPHVHMQPEQTLQAHIDLKGRWLLPIHNGTFDLSMHAWYEPFDRILALAWERNVSISTPQMGEAFNVMYPQRGNAWWSGVEDVSDQVTA, from the coding sequence ATGGCCATTACGACTTCCCCAATGAACAAAGCCACCCAGCCTGAAGCTTCCCGTCAGGTAGAAGGGCACTTCCACAATCACCAACCGGTCCAGCGCGAAGGCTTTCGCAAAATGCTGCGCATCATGTGGAACATGATCTTCCACAAACCGCGCAGCACCCGCCCAAGCGCTGCCATCCCGGTGCAAACGTTGACCCAGGCCGCGTTGATCGCTGCACCTAATCACAGCGTCTACCGCCTCGGCCACTCCACCGTACTGCTCAAGTTGCGGGACAAATTCTGGATCACCGACCCGGTGTTCGCCGAGCGTGCCTCCCCGGTGCAATGGGCCGGACCCAAGCGTTTCCACCAGCCGCCGATCAGCCTGGAAGAATTGCCGCCAATTGAAGCGGTGATCCTGTCCCACGACCACTATGACCACCTCGACTACAACGCGGTGCTTAAACTGGCGGACAAAACTAAGTATTTCCTCACGCCGTTGGGCGTCGGCGATACCCTGATCAAGTGGGGCATCGACGCCAGCAAAGTCCGCCAACTGGATTGGTGGCAGGGCACCGAAGTCGATGGCATTCAATTCGTCGCTACACCGTCGCAGCATTTTTCCGGCCGCGGCCTGTTCGATGGCAACAGTACGCTGTGGGCCTCGTGGGTGATGATCGATGGCAACACCCGCATCTTCTTCAGTGGCGATACCGGCTACTTCGACGGCTTCAAACGCATCGGCGAACAGTACGGCCCGTTCGACCTGACGCTGATGGAAACCGGTGCCTACAACGTCGAATGGCCACACGTGCACATGCAACCCGAACAAACCCTGCAAGCCCACATCGACCTCAAAGGGCGCTGGCTGCTGCCGATTCACAACGGCACCTTCGACCTGTCGATGCACGCCTGGTACGAACCCTTCGATCGCATCCTGGCGCTGGCCTGGGAGCGGAATGTGTCGATCAGTACGCCGCAAATGGGCGAGGCGTTCAACGTGATGTATCCGCAACGTGGCAACGCGTGGTGGTCAGGCGTGGAAGACGTAAGCGATCAGGTAACGGCGTAG
- a CDS encoding helix-turn-helix domain-containing protein encodes MASLAMKITLERIALFQFTPAHSAQARAMLGWSVEELSRESGVSVDAIERFEAERDVLDVTRLALAYRFESEGLVFFPGFAPGRGMNVKGSTPDPVARPDYAMVE; translated from the coding sequence ATGGCCTCTCTTGCGATGAAAATCACCCTGGAACGTATCGCCCTCTTCCAATTCACCCCGGCCCACAGCGCCCAGGCCCGAGCGATGCTGGGTTGGAGCGTGGAAGAACTGTCGCGCGAATCCGGGGTTTCCGTGGACGCCATCGAGCGATTCGAGGCCGAGCGCGATGTGCTGGATGTCACGCGGCTGGCGTTGGCATATCGGTTTGAATCGGAAGGCCTGGTGTTCTTCCCCGGGTTTGCACCGGGTAGAGGGATGAATGTGAAAGGGTCGACGCCGGATCCGGTGGCGCGACCGGATTATGCGATGGTTGAGTGA
- a CDS encoding HNH endonuclease, which produces MDTEKSKGDWSDAEIQAAVDSYLSMWSREQNGQPFNKAHENRVLREGVLAGRTKSSVEFRMQNISTIMAELGREPIKGYKPAQNVGANVARSIREALNAPSPLTPEDFAPTADEATLEQRASKLERHPLKDEPKGIERPEQTQSSGKSYVRDPEVRAWVRQQAEGKCEGCGEPAPFEKDGRPFLEVHHVKHLAQEGSDRPRNAVALCPNCHRRCHHSSDRDEFTASLYKKVKRLKVE; this is translated from the coding sequence ATGGATACGGAAAAGAGCAAAGGTGATTGGAGTGACGCGGAGATTCAGGCTGCGGTCGATTCCTATCTCAGCATGTGGTCCCGTGAGCAGAACGGCCAGCCATTCAATAAGGCCCATGAAAATCGTGTTCTACGCGAAGGCGTCTTAGCAGGCCGCACTAAGAGCTCAGTAGAGTTTCGAATGCAGAACATTTCTACGATCATGGCCGAGTTGGGTCGAGAGCCTATTAAGGGCTACAAACCCGCACAGAATGTCGGCGCGAATGTTGCGCGTAGCATTCGCGAAGCGCTCAACGCTCCAAGCCCTTTGACGCCCGAAGATTTTGCCCCGACGGCAGACGAGGCAACGCTGGAGCAACGAGCGTCCAAACTTGAGCGACACCCCCTTAAAGATGAGCCGAAAGGGATTGAGCGACCCGAGCAAACTCAGTCCAGCGGAAAGTCTTATGTTCGCGATCCTGAAGTGAGAGCGTGGGTTCGCCAGCAGGCTGAAGGTAAATGCGAGGGCTGTGGAGAACCTGCTCCGTTTGAGAAGGATGGTCGCCCATTTCTTGAGGTCCATCACGTTAAGCATTTGGCGCAGGAAGGCTCGGATCGACCGAGGAATGCTGTGGCACTGTGCCCGAATTGTCATCGTCGTTGTCACCATTCGAGCGACCGGGATGAATTCACTGCTTCGCTTTATAAGAAGGTGAAACGGTTGAAAGTCGAATAA